The proteins below come from a single Balaenoptera musculus isolate JJ_BM4_2016_0621 chromosome 1, mBalMus1.pri.v3, whole genome shotgun sequence genomic window:
- the HORMAD1 gene encoding HORMA domain-containing protein 1 has protein sequence MATAQLQRISMSALVFPSKMSTEQQSLMLVKRLLAVSISCITYLRGIFPECAYGTRYLDDLYVKILKEDKNCPGSTQLVKWMLGCYDALQKKYLRMVVLAVYTNPEDPQTISECYQFKFKYTSNGPIMDFMSKNQISESSMSSADTKKASILLIRKIYVLMQNLGPLPNDVCLTMKLFYYDEVTPPDYQPPGFKDGDCEGVIFEGEPMYLNVGEVPTPFHTFKVKVTTEKERMENIDSAILSLKQLKTPLKKILMDKDDFEDEQEHYVSGDFDIETKREEQKKNPGSSELGEPGVVCEEDETMRSKESPDLSISHSQVEQLVSKTSELDVSESKTRSGKIFQNKMANGNQQVKSSKENRKRSQLKSAKTVLHHFDSSSQESVPKRRKFSEPKKNT, from the exons ATGGCCACTGCACAATTGCAGAGAATCTCCATG AGTGCGTTGGTATTTCCCAGTAAGATGTCAACTGAGCAGCAGTCTTTAATGTTAGTGAAGAGGCTTCTAGCAGTTTCAATATCCTGCATCACGTATTTGAGAGGAATATTCCCAGAATGTGCTTATGGAACAAGATACCTAGATG atCTGTATgtcaaaattctgaaagaagaTAAGAATTGTCCAGGATCTACACAGTTAGTGAAGTG GATGTTAGGATGCTATGAtgctttacagaaaaaatat CTAAGGATGGTTGTTCTAGct gtataCACTAATCCAGAAGACCCTCAG ACAATTTCAGAATGTTACCAGTTTAAATTCAAGTACACCAGTAATGGACCAATCATGGACTTCATGAG TAAAAACCAAATCAGTGAATCTAGTATGTCATCTGCTGACACCAAGAAAGCAAGTATTCTTCTCATTCGCAAGATTTATGTTCTAATGCAAAATCTGGGACCTTTACCTAATGATGTTTGTTTGACCATGAAACTTTTTTACTACGATGAAG TTACACCCCCAGATTACCAACCTCCTGGTTTTAAGGATGGTGATTGTGAAGGAGTGATATTTGAAGGGGAGCCTATGTACTTAAATGTGGGAGAAGTCCCAACACCTTTTCACACCTTCAAAGTAAAAGTGACCACTGAGAAAGAACGAATGGAAAATATTGATTCAGCTATATTATcactaaaacaattaaaaacaccacttaaaaaaattctcatggaCAAAGATGATTTCGAAGATGAACAGGAGCATTACGTAAGT GGTGATTTTGACATTGAAACTAAAAgggaagagcagaaaaaaaaccctggatCTTCTGAACTTGGAG aaccaGGTGTAGTTTGTGAAGAAGATGAAACTATGAGGTCTAAAGAAAGTCCAGATCTTTCAATTTCTCATTCTCAG gttGAGCAGTTAGTCAGTAAAACATCTGAACTTGATGTGTCTGAAAGCAAAACAAGAAGTGGAAAAATCTTTCAgaataaaatg GCTAATGGAAATCAACAAGTAAAATCTTCTAAGGAAAATCGGAAGAGAAGTCAGCTTAAATCTGCGAAAACA GTCCTTCATCACTTTGATTCTTCTAGTCAAGAGTCAGtgccaaaaagaagaaagtttagtgaaccaaagaaaaatacataa